A segment of the Lycium ferocissimum isolate CSIRO_LF1 chromosome 5, AGI_CSIRO_Lferr_CH_V1, whole genome shotgun sequence genome:
tgaaaaaatatacttaCAATCCCAAGTTTATGTTCAAGCCGTTTAACTACTCGGGCGGTCTTAGCTCTAGCCGCTTCATTTAACACCCTTTCATGTTCTTCGGCAGCTACTTCTCTCCCCCACCGAGCTTGAGCCTCATAAAATTCTGCTGAAGTACCGGCAACAGCATGGCCTTCAATAGCCAACAGTGCTGCTGTGGCTACTTCAGCAAGCCCAGTCAGCTTTTTCTCTTCATCATCTTGCATCTGTTTTGTTATCTCCAGCCTTTCTGCTAAAGCAGCTGCAACACTAGGCGGGAGGAAATCCTTTCCTCTATAAATGATTAAGTAATATTTGTTTCTTAGAAGGGGAACTCCCCCAGTTAATATCTGTCATGCAGCCCACATGTTAGCAATAAAACTCGACATATCTCCAATTCAAGGGCATGCAATCAATATGTGCCATTCGTGAGGTTATAACCCCCCCGGGAATGGGAAGGATCCTAATGCACCATCAAACAGTTTAATAATGGTGATAACTGAAACTTATTAGCGTAAAAAGCTTACAATGAGTCCCAAGATCACATATGATGCATAACATGAATACTTCAGGCGATTTTTCTTTTGAGCAGTCAACTTAATGGTTAAATAAAGCATTTTAGAAGTGGCAGAATGAAAAACCAAAGATGTCTCTCAAATTTTAAGATATTCTCTGATTTTCTTGTCTTGAAATTCATATAAGCAGAATTaacttttacttctttttaGAACTAAAACAGCACCTGCAGAAGGAGAGAAGAAGAGACCACAGGAACCAATATTTCCATCTCAAAGGTGGAATAATGAGCTATGACAAGTTGAGCTATCAAGGACTCCTTAACATTATTTAGTTTTAGACAAGAAACTTCTGATATGACTAACAACCTTAACATCATCAAATTAAAGATGAAACTGCAATTCTCTGCAAGGAAGATAAATAGTACCCACTACCCAGTACTCCCAATTCAAATGGCATTGCACAAAGACTCGAAGAAGGGATGTCCTAAACAGAAGGGATATAATCATATCAAACATTCTAACAAACCTTTAACTCATCAGCCATGAGCTTGTTGTTTGTGTTCTGAATACCACGTTTGTCTGCAATTTTCACAACTAAGCTTTTCTCCCAAAGCTTGATTATAGCAGCAGCTAGCCCTTGATGATTCCTATTTCTCCCTAAAAGGCATACCAGTAAGACAACCCGTGTTTTTCATGCTAACAATTACCCACCGCTTGGTATTGTATAGTATTGTACTTATAAAAAAATGgatcttgggcctaactcaaccccaaaagctagttcatgaggggaggattgcccaagtccatataaggaaTCCAAACACCCATCCCACAACCGATGTGGGAGAATCAACAACCCCTGCACGCCCAAGACTGGACATCTGGAGCGTGGACAATGTAAAAACACTAGATGATCATACTATCATGGATAGGTAACCAATTGAACTAACCTCAACAATCTCGTGGGCATTCTTCATATCATTAGCCAAAACCTCATGAAACAAAACTTAAGCCTAACCAACTCATTCTTCCTCCACGAATAATGAATCTTTTCCAACACAGCACCAGTAACCCCAGCCTTAGGTACATTAATCCTTTCTCTCAAAGTCATACCATTCCTCCTTAATCTCCTCATCCTCGATCGTCAATTCAGCTAATGTCGGTGCCTTAACCGCCCTTCTCTTCTCCTCCTTCATATTCCGTTCCCACGGTAACAATGTATTATCTCCTTCATCGTCACTCTCTTCCAATATCGTATCCGGTCTAACCCAAACCCTATTCAATACATGCCCTAAGTTCTCCTTTTCTCCAGTGCACAACACTCTCAAATCCAATTTCAAATTCTCCTCTTCTTCTAAACCTAATCGTAAGTTTCTGAACCTCAGTACTATCCTATCAAAAGCAGTGGTCCCTACTCTAGTGTTTTCATCAAAATATCTAGAATCGAGGGTTCTAGAATTCGAATGCTTCTATCTTACAAGGGTAGAATTGTAATTTGAGTCTCTGTTACGCTGTTTCCGGTAATTGCTGTTGGTTCGGATATTGCAGGCAGTGAATGATGACAAGGGAAACAAAGAATGGAGGTTGAATTTTTGAAAAGGAAGAGAATATATATGGTTAGCAATTCTGTGAATTTCGCTCTTGACAAGTCCATTTTGTTATTTAATTCAACTTctatgttgttgtttgtaatGGATTCGTATTTATAGGTTAGCCTCCGAATTGTAATGACCCGACCCGAGTGTTTCTTCCTCATCCAAGTCGGGTAATTTTCGACCTTTGAAAACTTactgaaacaacaacaataacatacctaGTATATTCCCACAAGGTGGGGTCTGGAGGATAGAGTATACACAGACCTTATTCCTATCTTGGAAGGTAGGAAGACTGTTTCCGATAGAACCTCGCAACTTTAAAAAACTTATTgcattttaagaatttttttgaaaaacatttcattttttgaaagaaaaaaaaatgttcaaatACTGAAAATCATTAAAGTTTTCTCGGACAAAAAACAGAAGGCATTTCTGAAATTACATTCACGTAgccatattttttatttacgtctgcatagccactttttcacggtatacaacattatacaacaatattcAACTTTATACACTTACTATagacaatgtatcaaccttgtataaaagtgtataataatgtataagaggtgtttatacacatttttacactagtatacaatattatacaaacttctattttgattttagttccTGAAACGTCACCCTACTAGCACGTATCCATGGCTCCAGCTCCGCCCTTACCTCCTGCGACACTCCACCAACATCGTGAAACAAGAAATGAGAGCAGGAAAAACCAGGCGGGGttttggggtggggtgggggcgTGGGTAGGGTTAGCTCGAGTAAAAATATAAACATGGGCTAAAACAGGTCATCAGTTTGCTCCTAATTGGCATAGAGTGTAAAAGTCCCAATTCAGTAAGTCATTAGGgtataataagaaaaagaaacaagaatacAACGGAAACACACCAAATTGGTTGTTCCAAACGATAGACATTTTCATCTTACATGAGGATGGAACAATCGAAACAAAATTGTATTTAAAgaaacaatacaatacaataaagAGTAACACGTGACAACCATCCACACAGGGGTTAGTAAATTATTTTTCCGAGGTATAGACGTCTAAAATGCCCTTGTATAACGAGTATGAACTAAACAGTAGTAGTATAATTCAATTAGCTCTTCTCTTCTctgttaaaataaatatatgtggaaagaaaaaagataactAGATATCCGGAATAGAATAAAAAGTAAGTTGAGCATCCACTGAAATATATGTAGGAAGAAAAAATTGTACTATAGTGACTCCTTGTAATACAAACGTAACGTATTTCATCCAAAAGAGAAACTGATTTTTCAATGTCTTTGCATTACAATTACAAAACGTTAACCTGCTGTTCTATTATGGGAAGCATGAATGTATTTTCTTCCAGTTAATATACACGATTGATCAATTATACAGCTTGAAAATTTCAACAAGATGATTACAGAGGCCTATTACCTATCTAGTGGGAGAATCGAATATtaacaaacaaataaaagatACCAATGAGGTTTGCAGTTTGTTCAATGCATAGTAGTTCTTCTATCCAAAGCCAAGgaaggtgatgaattaataattTCCTGGCCAAGTTCATTTATCTTGTTGAGCAAAAGTGTTTGTTCAGTCTCAAGCTTGACCATAAACTCGTCTTGTGTTTCATGTAGGCTTTCCATTTCATGCAATGATGCTGAAAGTCCTTCGAGATCATCGCCTTCTATTAAAGACTGGAACTTGATCATCATTTGCTTCATCTGatagaattaatccatcatCAAGATGACAGGTACAGTTGATCAAAGGTAACATGTAAGCAAATGATTGAAGAATTTGAGGGTGTGTTTGGGATAATGTTAAATGACTTATTTATTGGAAAAATGTCTTCCGGCGTTTGGTTGGAGagtggaaaacatttttcttaagaaaacatttatgaaagaTTGATAATATATTAGTAAACTGGatagtatttgatgaaataattGAGTATCAGACATTGATAATAATGTCCAAGAGTTGGCCAAAACAATGATACGCAGCTAAGAGCTAAAATAATTGTGAAGAAAAATGATTTCTGCCCAGAAGAGGGATAAGTTACCTTTCCTCTTttggtggaaaatattttctgatacccaaaagaaaacattttccaaaaaataatttccgTCAATACCAAACACACTCATAGTGTAAAGTGATCTAACACAATATAATGACATAAGTAGCTGCTTTTACCTGGTTAGAAATTTGGCGGCGTGCTTTGGTTACTGAGGACTCAGAATCCAggcttgattttttttccagatcgGGTACTTTGCGTGTGATCTGAATATGGATCTCTCCCTTCTTTACATTTTGAAGGGGTATCCACTTGTCAAACATTTGATTTGGCGGCAACCTCTGGTACTCAACAACACAATCACCTATACTTGATGTTGGTAGTAAATGGTTGTGGTCCTTAACATGCAACTCCAGGGGACTCCCATCATCAGGAAATTCTAACGTCTGGTGCCACTGAGGACTCAAAGTTTTATACATAACCTGCGAAGAATCCAGGATGGatagaaaatgacaaaaagatCTTGAGCATGAGACTGTCAATTTAGCACATATATATTTCTAATAGTATCAGTAGTCTGcaattaatttatttctaaaCTCTTTACCTTAGTTCTTCTCTTCAAGTTCCCATATTGTACCCTCACATAAGGATCACTGGTTCCTCGGAGATCAGCAGCAACAAGGTCTTTTGCCTCAATGAGAGCAAGTTCAACCCAACCATTTGAAGTTAAACCCTAAGAAAAccaaagatagaaagaaagtggaatgaaaatcaagaacatgaGCATGTAAGTGCCATAGTTTTCCTTTCTCTAGCACACAGTGCTTACTTTCGGATATTCTTTTGTTTAAAATTAATCTGAAATTCCTCTTCGAAGTTCGAACAATAGCTATGGTAGAGAATACCTTGGATCCTTCATAGTCCTCAACTTTGACTGCTTCAATGTGGAGCCGCAATTCTCCAGAATTCACTTTTTCAAGAGGAATCCACACATCCCTTAGGGAACCTTCTGTAAGTCCTTCTAAGTTTACTCGTGCACTACCAATGTTCTCGTCTCCAAACATCTCCTCAATGAAGCATTTTATCTTCAGATATTCACCGCCACCTATTTCATCAAACTCAAACTTCTGATTCCAGATAGGATCTGAAGTATGTGGAACAGTTCTCGATCTTTTGAGAGCCTGCGAAAAAGTTTTAAGGATCACTACAAATTCGCTCAAGCTCCCTTGTATTGTAATATtgaaaagttaatttaaaaaagCTTCTAGCATTCCATTTCTAAACCAATTCATAAAAGTCAACAATGATAGACATATATGGGATTTTTGTTCTGGAGATATGATATACCTTTCCATACTGGAATTTCACATAACAGCCAGAACCAGGCTTTCCAAATTTATCTTTTGACGGAAGATCTTTTCCTTCAACTATTGTCACATAGATTTTTCTTCCTGTTCTAGGTAGAAAACTTGATGTGCCGTTGAGTGAAGGCTGAGAGCTGATAGGCAAACCATTTGAGCTATGTGAACCATCAGCAAATTGCCATTCCTTTAAGACGAGTTTCACTGTCAACTGAAACAATCAtttaaaacaaagaaattagTACTACAACTTCGTACCTACACCAAATAAAAACACAAGAATGAATATCACTTTGTTTTTCATTTCAATCCTTCTAATTCAGGTGGAGCATATCCTAATAAGGTAGTCTCACGCGTGAAAAAGAAGTTGTTCAGTAGAAGCAGGACAAAAAACTAGTTATGTGGTACATATTAACTAACCTACAAATTGTAATTGGTTGAAGAAAAACAGTTAGAAGGGACATAATCAAAGcattaactatagaatgaaaccCTTTATGAAACTAGACTTGTGAAGGTCCTTgtggaaagaggaaaaaaaagggcaaggactatttttgaattgatttgaACAAAATGCAAGAAGGCTTGTATAGGAGTTGAGAGTACATGAAAAGGAAActttacactaaataaaatacgGAATCTATTTCCTTATATTGTTAATTACCAGGATAAAACTTCCCATATTTTACACTATGAGAGTCTACCTCTGATGATCAAAAGGAATCTATGATACCACGAATGGGTGCAAATTGAGCAAAACCATACTATGATGATAAGAATGTGAATAAAACCttcttttttgtgtgtgtgcgcgcattatcattatcaactACACGATGTGGAAGCTCAAACGAAGACAAAGTATGGTAATTATAGAGGCGCAACTTTAATAAGACCATAGTTTAAAACTAGATTCTTACCTCCCCTGAATTAATTCCCTCAAATGGAACCTTCATTTCAATTTCTTTACCACAAAAGTCAGCACGCCCCGCTATTGCAGTGGAGTCAGCTCCCGTCGCCCAAAATATTGTTGAATCATCTGTAACATATCTCATCTGTTTCATAAAGCCACATCATGTGACAAATGTCACTACAGAGTGTTAGAGAACTAATAACTCTTTAAGCCCGTAAAATGAGTGAACAGACAAAATATTGCAGTAAGGCTCGCCCCTTTCTAAGATGGTAGCATACGAATCTACACATATTCACCTTTATTTCACAGCTTGTCAGAGAGTCATATTTTACACTACCAGGAGTgcattcaaataaattgaacTTAATTGTTCCTGCATCCTCGTGTAGAGTCATATTGAATTTTGAGTCCCATCTAGGGCAGGATCCTGGTTTGACATCTGTCCTCCTggttaattcttcaacttcaacCTCAACAAACGTCCGCAAATCCTTGTAATCATTAGAATTCTCCATATAATTATCTGTAGTTGAGCTCTGTTGTTTCCTAGAAGGGACAGTCCTTAAATTACTCCTTGACAATTTGCTGGCAGATATCACAGTGACCGAAAGTACACCGGCGACAGCCCTTTTGAATAAATTCACCGCGGGCAAAGAAAAACAATTACGACGAGGTTCAACCATCCTCTTAGCTAAGGAGTCATTAACAAGTTTAACCTGTGTaataaaataagcaaaataatgaagaaattaGTAACGAATCAGAATGCTACTGTAAGCTGAAGCCAGAGAGAAAGGTCAATAACATAGAAGCACAAAATTCTACTGATGGTAATATAGTAAATTCAGTCACACACCAGCCATGCAGAAACACCTGGCAGCTCAGTTGCTGGAAGGGATTGGCTTCCACCACTTCCAAACGCAACACCTATCCTAACATCCGGGGACGTCACGAATGAGTATAAAAATGCTCTTCCATCTAGAACTGGCACTAACCGGAGCTGAAAAAGTTGGATTAAAGAACTGTCAAGTTAACCATCTTAAGTAAATTATTGTGCAGCAGAGCTGTTTGAGCAAAGCTGCCCACTTCAGTCCTAAATCCGGGTGTAGAAGGTAAACATTTATTGTATAGTTGGAAGCTTATGTGAACCATAAATAccaataaaaaataactaatgAAATGCTTGCACCAAGATCATTCTTCTAGTTACTTTCATGTTTTCCAAGAGGCTGAAAAGGTAAATTGTACATACATCACCATTGATGTGGATACTGTTAATAACTATCCGAGCGGTCCCCATTAATGGCATTCCCAACTTGGCAAGCAACATGATACTTATATCGGTAGTGTCCCAGTCAAAACCAAGATGCGCAATTCGCTGTCCACGAAAGTAATAGTTAGAATACAGATCTTCTCCATTTTTAATACAAAGTAAAGAAAAGACAagtttatgattataaattaaaaGCTCAAAACAAGAACTATGCCAAACACCGACGGTATATTCTAAcggtcaacaacaacatacccagtgtaaatCCCATAAGTGGGGTCTAAAAATCCAGCAATCAATGAAACTGAAATGGAGATCATGCAGACCAGGTTTTAAATCCAGCGGAGGTAAAAAAACTAAGTAGTTGATTTTTTCCAACTGTCTAAACTTTGGAGGGAAGAGTTACCTGAGTCGGCTAATATACCAAGCAAGTGGGGCCTTTGCTTTAGGCCCCTCAAAATTTGAGGCCTCGAAAGATATATGTAATTACTTTTGGTTTTCTATTTAGTAGTAAAAAGTTGAGATCAACGGACCATGagaatttgaaaatataatagTCACTCTAATGACAGCTTAGATTTCTTTTAGGAATTAAAAGTGCTAAAAGAATTGTGCAAATAGAAGATGATACTCTAATTAATTACTCGATCAGATAAAAACAGATGGTTAGAGTTCAAACCATGATTATGGTGGGAAGGATACGTGCTATGCCGGGATTATGATTACGTACAACCTTTACATCTATCCCTGGTTGTTCAGCCATTAAGCTAagtaaaaactttttttaaaacccattAATTACCAAACAAGGTACTCAAAAGGAACCAAACCTGATCATTGGAAGTTGACCAGCGTATCCCACGAAGCCCTAAAAGTGGAGGTTTAGAACCAAGTGAAAATTCTTGTAATTCAATCTTTTCCTACAATTATGATCAAATCTGCTATCAGTTCTTGTAAATTTAGGCAAAATTTAGTAATTCCAGCACCAACTATGAAGGGGTGGACAAGAAAACTCACAATCAACTTCGGTCTTCGTTGTTTCAAGCGTCTCTGTGTCATAacaattaaaagagaaaaaaagggaaattattTAGATAACATAACAGGAACTTGAATTTGTGTCAAAAGAAAAGCAGTGTCATTATAAAGCATCACATATGCATTATATTTCCAAtcctttgaaacataagtaaaaGATTAAAGCACAGAAAGCATTTCTcagttatcaaaaaaaaaaattaaagcacATCAAGCATAAGCATAAATCACACATGAAGCCGTACACACATCAATCTTGTTGAATCAATCAACTATATGCATCATGCAGATGCGTCAATCACAAGTTAACTGGTGGATCAATCTTGTACTTCAGGAAGAAAAAACAAAGTTAAGCTTCTATCTACACTAAGGGGCAGCAAATTGGAATCCTTTACTGGTTTTCTTCTAATTTCCAATAACGATCAACTGAAATGGTGGAATTTATCCTAAAGTTGAAGAGGATATCTGACTCAAAGTTGAAGAGGACATCTGACTCACTAGACACCTAATATTTATCCTATCCACTAGTTCCATCAAACACTCAACTTTCAGGTAAGATTCTGCTGCTTGTTGAGCAAAATGCAAGTACCTGCACGTACAGAGAGAGATAGAGAACAAAGAAATTTACCTCGACAATAGAAGAGAACCTCAAAGAAAGCCTCGGGCTAATATAATTAGGCCAAACTTCAATTAATAGCTTATTCAGCCACTCACACTGCTCCAAAGGTGTTGTTGGCTGTAAAAGAAAGAGCAAAATGGGAGTAACGGATTAACCCCAACTTGTCCGGAGAacagtgaaaaaaaataaaagcaaggAAAATGAGACAGAAATTACTGATGTCTCTAGCAACACTTGCATCCATTTCTTATTCAAGTCTTCTGCAAGAAGTTTGCGCTGGTAACTTCCATACTGCAAATCGAAAGGTTGGTGTTTGATTAGAGCCTTAATATATACCTTTGTCTCTATCCAAAACATAAAAGGACACAAATTCTGGGAAAGAAAGGGACACCAGACTATACCTGGCTTGATAAACATTAACTAATTAAAgctatcacaataccaacagcaAAGATCAGTTTTTTCATATTGAAGAAAGACACTTGATAAAGTTTCACTACAATAGTGATCTTGCACTCATTGATTTAGGGCCCGCTTGGCCATGCAATTTGGGTAAGTTTTGTTAGTTTTAACAAATTATGGGGTTTTCATGTTTATAAGAAAAAGTACaccttttgaaatccaaatttctatgtccaaacaaaatttcaacttcaatttaacCTCTACCCAAATCAagtaatttcaaatcatgatttcaagttCATATCCAAACGTCTACTTAGaaataaacaagaaaaaaaaacttgcttGTCGGTGGAGACATCAAAGTACAAAACAAACAGATGAcatcagaagaaaaaaaacaacaTAAGATCAAGCAATATGTCAccagaaacaaataaaaatataatcttTCATGCCATATAGATCCAAAAGATCAATATAAAAGTAAAACTGTTACCTGAAAAACTGCCCAGATAGCCACAGCAAGAGGAACCCAATTAGTGAGAGAGAAAAACCACTTCTCTATACCCCAAACAACTAAAAATACAGGAATTACAACTGGAAGAAATGGCTTATCAGCAATCAACTGATTCAAGAAATCCAAAACTTCCCTCACATCCAAAGAACTTGCTCTCTTTTTCTTCACCATCTAAAAAATGCAACTAACTACAGTATCCAAATTCTCAACGCTTGGTCAACTTTAACTTTCTGTAGCATTCCCAAAAAACCCAAATATTTAAAGACTCTGTCTTTTTCACTTCTTCTTTGTTCAAGAATTTAACAAAAGGAGAAAACGGAAAGACCCACAGAAACAGAGAGATgacaattttttctttattttcttcgaaATATAAGAAAGGACAAGAATATAGTATGTCCCTATTGATCCGTTAAGGGAATTAAGAGAGACGGCTATTAAGACTTGGCAAATTTTGCGACTTTTTGCTTCACTGTCCAAAATGGAGAGCTGGAAGATTGGAAGCCAAGAAGAAAAGTCCAAGTCAACTTAGCCTCCTAGGCATGCTATAGTACTTCAACATGTTTAGATTTTACTATTATATCAATGTCAGCTTCCGTCTCTTCAGGTAATTTATGTgagaatcatttttttttaatccttatCAAAAATAAATGATTCTTTGGTGGTTTGGAAAAATGTttcttttatgaaataattttagcacataaatattcaagatttattttaaatcataaatttcaaaaaaatttattctttcttaaactataaattgaaacggattgAGTAGTATATTATGCTAGTTTAGAATGTAGGCAATGTCAGCTTTAGTTTAACTTGTCAGGTAATTTTGAGTGAGAATCAGAAGTGAGCTTTGCGTAAGTTTTTTTACCCTATATTTTGCTTATTAAGGATCAAGGTTTCTTCCCCTTTATATTACtcatccgtcccaatttatgccCTTTTTGATTTTAGTCTGTCCCAGAAaacatgacatttttttttatttgataataatttaattttaaattttattttttacgcttaacgagatgatttataaccgtataaatattttaaacttattttagaccaacaaatgcaaaaaaaaaaaattattttttaaactctaTGCTGAGTCAAATtacgtcacataaattgagacgctGGGATTGCTGGTTTTTTTTAACCGGCCCTTTATTCAATTTATCCAACGAATTTAAAAGTATTACTCCATTTTGGGGTAATTTATTTGAAGAATACCCCCTTGGAAGTTGTAAATATTTATCTGCATCTGTTTTTTATATAGTAAATTATGCTACTTATCATGATTAAATAAAACATTAAGATTAGAATATGTATTATTAAcaataattattaataatagaGTAAGTTAAAACATGTGTGGTATATTCCTCATTGTATAATGATTACTAATACAAGGAAATAAGGTTATACTAGTTAACTTCAACATGCCCTTAGACATGTAGGTTAGCTAttagggcaaaatttaaagaccagtccaAAAAAGAGCAATCCGCGATATAAATTGTATATTATTGCTACCTTAAGGATCAAGGttgatatttaaataatatttatccGTTATAGGTAAAAAAAAGATCATAAAAtctactttttcatttttaatgtCCCAAATTCTaacttaatcacactttgtataatgaaggaaaatcgtttaataataatatatatatatatatatatatatatatatatatatatatatataaaatatttgctTATTGTAATGGtatattaaatgatcaaatatttggtcaaagtctctttattattttaatcattgatattctatttttataaagatggttaattattatattaccaaaaaaagaagatttgtTATATAGGGGTTAATTTTATAAAGTATTACTCCATTTTGAAAGGGTAATTTATATAGGTAAAATCTttattatagagaagtaaaatataatataaaaatcggtttaataaaattattttttacttatcATGATTAAATAAAACACTCTCTTAAGATTagaatatattattattattctaattaTTAATAATAGCCTAATTTTTCGGAACCaatcttttatgttatattttaatgATTACTAATGCAACAAAAATTTCTTATACTAGTTAACTTCAACATGCCCAT
Coding sequences within it:
- the LOC132055524 gene encoding chloroplastic group IIA intron splicing facilitator CRS1, chloroplastic-like, encoding MADELKILTGGVPLLRNKYYLIIYRGKDFLPPSVAAALAERLEITKQMQDDEEKKLTGLAEVATAALLAIEGHAVAGTSAEFYEAQARWGREVAAEEHERVLNEAARAKTARVVKRLEHKLGISDFGNADINTSNLEELGQFNRVSGFSQSEDETSYLESDDDEDEDSEWANDEDSEYSIDEDDERITTFHG
- the LOC132055526 gene encoding synaptotagmin-4; this encodes MVKKKRASSLDVREVLDFLNQLIADKPFLPVVIPVFLVVWGIEKWFFSLTNWVPLAVAIWAVFQYGSYQRKLLAEDLNKKWMQVLLETSPTTPLEQCEWLNKLLIEVWPNYISPRLSLRFSSIVERRLKQRRPKLIEKIELQEFSLGSKPPLLGLRGIRWSTSNDQRIAHLGFDWDTTDISIMLLAKLGMPLMGTARIVINSIHINGDLRLVPVLDGRAFLYSFVTSPDVRIGVAFGSGGSQSLPATELPGVSAWLVKLVNDSLAKRMVEPRRNCFSLPAVNLFKRAVAGVLSVTVISASKLSRSNLRTVPSRKQQSSTTDNYMENSNDYKDLRTFVEVEVEELTRRTDVKPGSCPRWDSKFNMTLHEDAGTIKFNLFECTPGSVKYDSLTSCEIKMRYVTDDSTIFWATGADSTAIAGRADFCGKEIEMKVPFEGINSGELTVKLVLKEWQFADGSHSSNGLPISSQPSLNGTSSFLPRTGRKIYVTIVEGKDLPSKDKFGKPGSGCYVKFQYGKALKRSRTVPHTSDPIWNQKFEFDEIGGGEYLKIKCFIEEMFGDENIGSARVNLEGLTEGSLRDVWIPLEKVNSGELRLHIEAVKVEDYEGSKGLTSNGWVELALIEAKDLVAADLRGTSDPYVRVQYGNLKRRTKVMYKTLSPQWHQTLEFPDDGSPLELHVKDHNHLLPTSSIGDCVVEYQRLPPNQMFDKWIPLQNVKKGEIHIQITRKVPDLEKKSSLDSESSVTKARRQISNQMKQMMIKFQSLIEGDDLEGLSASLHEMESLHETQDEFMVKLETEQTLLLNKINELGQEIINSSPSLALDRRTTMH